TTTCTGCAATTTTTGGATCCAGTTTATGGTATCTTCTCTATTATTAGGTTCATCATTGAACATGTGAAGGATTTTCAATCCATAATAAGTATTTTTAGTGTCAGGAATACCACTGTAAAGTGTAAATCCACCTTCTACATGTTCCCTAGCATGCACAAACTTTAAAGCTTGGTTTAAAATTCTAATGCACCACCCAAAATAGTTCATTATAGATCCAGTTCTCTAAATTTTAGAGTTGTAATGGTTTTTAAAATCCATTCGGCCCTTTTTAATGAACAACCAGAACTGGACAAGATACTGCCTTAACCACGTTTTCAGCCAGGCTCCCCAGTACAAATCTATTAATTCCCTGTTTTCCAGAAGTACCAATCGTGATTAAGCCTATACTTTCTTCTTCAACAGTTTTAACTATTACATCTGTAGGAGAACCTTCTTTAATAAGAGTGGTCAGTTTAATTTTTTTCTGATTATCTCCTTCAGTTTCCAACAGGTCAGATATCTTTATAAGTGCTTTATTTCCCTCTTCTTTAAGCAGTTTTAAAGTTTGCACTCTTATGTGCTCTTCTGGTAAAGCAACTAATGAAGAAGTATCAATCACGTTTAAAGCAATAATCTCTGCACCACTTGCACTGGCAAGCCATAGTGCATGTTTTACAGCTTTATTTGCATATTCAGAACCATTTGTAGGAATTAAAATCTTTTCAATGATTTGATCAGACAATACAGCCTCCTCCTTAATTTAACAGGAGTCATCAGCTTAAAAAATAAGCGGTTGAAGGTGAACTCCATCACCATAGTAAACTATGCTATTATTTTCTATATATACATTTTCTTATGAATTAGACCAATTATAATAAAAAAATCAATTAGGGGAGATATAATTGACATAGCCAAGGATATGATTATAGCTGTTTCCAGACTGAAAAATGATTGTCCAACTATTAGTCCAAAAATTATCCATGGTACAAGGCTAGAATGAACTTGATGACGTTCCTAACATTACCTTTTGTATTTAATAAATAAATTAAATGGTATTCCTGTTTATAAAGGGTATTGTCTTTTTAGATTTTATCTTACTTTGTTTATTTTTGTAGAGTATTGCATAAAATGTCCTTAACAATTAAAATACAGTAATCTATGCCATAAAAGACTTATATTTAAAAAAAGAAATTATAGTATAGATTATTCATC
The sequence above is a segment of the Methanobacterium formicicum DSM 3637 genome. Coding sequences within it:
- a CDS encoding universal stress protein; translation: MSDQIIEKILIPTNGSEYANKAVKHALWLASASGAEIIALNVIDTSSLVALPEEHIRVQTLKLLKEEGNKALIKISDLLETEGDNQKKIKLTTLIKEGSPTDVIVKTVEEESIGLITIGTSGKQGINRFVLGSLAENVVKAVSCPVLVVH